In one window of Gossypium arboreum isolate Shixiya-1 chromosome 4, ASM2569848v2, whole genome shotgun sequence DNA:
- the LOC108460933 gene encoding putative ABC transporter C family member 15: MEASLEVVNVPFAIALLAWIIIDILKRRGHENDSDNDDVKGKTRGYLRVFNVVTVVFSIIIFVLNLGFGFYIYWNYGIVPTKSVCLAITWFLASLVLIYWMNRGFSELKPRPPLVLILWWVFSFGLVLFSVLVYVVRLLGFRELPYRLPEPNIVDVISLPLLVLFCCRCCCRRLSHGELERPLLLRKENDDDSSFNNASIWSQLTFQWLNPLFEKGRIEKLELHHVPSVPESETADNASLFLEESIRKQKTKSTSLPKAITGTVWKSLAINAVFAGLNTIASYIGPFLISNFVNFLTQKDDSSSYQYGLVLAFIFFFSKTVESLTQRLWYFGAHRIGIRVRAALTVLIYKKSLSTKFVGPSNGKVINLINVDAERIGDFCWYIHGVWLLPIQVFLALVILYWNLGAAPSVAAVFATILVMVSNTPLANRQERLHSKIMEAKDSRIKVTSETLKSMRVLKLHSWEPTFLNKLLQLRETERNWLKKYLYTCSAVAFLFWASPTLVSVITFGVCILLETPLTSGTVLSALATFRILQEPIYNLPELISMIAQTKVSFDRIQEFVGEEDQRKFITSSGPKESGVAVEIEAGEYAWDSSSQSLKNPTIKITEKMKIMKGYKIAICGSVGSGKSSLLCSILGEIPRISGAVIKVYGKKAYVPQRPWVQTGTIRENILFGKDMDDAFYESVLEACALNQDIEMWDNKDMSVVGERGMNLSGGQKQRIQLARAVYSDSDIYILDDPFSAVDAHTGTHLFKKCLKGLLSEKTVIYATHQLEFLDAADLVLVMKDGLVVQSGKYEELIADSDGELVRQMNAHRKSLDQMNPPQDDDSLIAKPCQISQIEVIEEKYGDPLCFGKLFERSQEEETETGRVKWSVYSTFVTAAYKGALVPVVLLCQVLFQGLQIGSNYWIAWATEENHKVSREQLIGIFVMLSGGSSIFILGRAVLLATIAIETAQRLFLGMITSVFRAPISFFDSTPSSRILNRSSTDQSTLDTDIPYRLAGLAFALIQLLSIIILMSHVAWQIFLLFIAILGISFWYQTYYITTARELARMVGSRKAPILHHFSESITGAGTIRCFNQEDRFIEKNLSLIDDYSRVAFHNSGTMEWLCVRINFLFNFVFFLVLIILVSLPRSTIDPSLAGLAATYGLNLNVLQAWVIWNLCNVENKMISVERVLQFTNIASEAPLVIEDHRPKPEWPTEGTIELENLQVQYKPTLPVVLKGITCTFPGEMKIGVVGRTGSGKSTLIQALFRVVEPSGGRIIIDGVDISTIGLQDLRSRLGIIPQDPTLFQGTIRTNLDPLQQHTDQEIWEVLHKCRLADIVRQDQRLLDAPVAEDGENWSVGQRQLVCLARVLLKKRRILVLDEATASIDTATDNVIQETIREETSKCTVITVAHRIPTVIDNDLVLVLDKGKIVEYDKPGNLLEDSCSSFSKLVAEFLRSSSKSNNNNVHHR, encoded by the exons ATGGAGGCTTCTTTAGAAGTTGTAAATGTACCATTTGCTATTGCTTTACTAGCATGGATTATTATAGATATATTGAAACGTAGAGGACATGAAAATGATAGTGATAATGATGATGTAAAAGGTAAAACAAGGGGATATTTAAGAGTTTTTAATGTTGTCACTGTTGTGTTTAGTATTATAATCtttgttttaaatttgggttttgggttttatATTTATTGGAATTATGGAATTGTCCCTACCAAAAGTGTTTGTTTAGCTATCACTTGGTTTCTAGCTAGTTTAGTGTTAATATATTGGATGAATAGAGGTTTTAGTGAACTTAAACCACGGCCTCCTTTGGTTTTGATCCTATGGTGGGTGTTTTCGTTCGGTTTGGTTTTGTTTTCGGTACTTGTTTATGTTGTTCGCTTGTTGGGGTTCAGAGAATTGCCTTACCGGTTGCCGGAACCCAACATTGTCGATGTTATTTCCTTGCCTTTGTTGGTTTTGTTTTGTTGTCGGTGTTGTTGTCGTCGTTTGTCTCACGGTGAACTCGAACGTCCGTTATTGCTTCGTAAGGAGAATGATGATGATAGTAGTTTCAATAATGCTAGTATATGGAGCCAACTCACATTTCAATGGCTAAACCCTTTGTTTGAAAAGGGTCGAATCGAGAAACTTGAATTGCACCATGTTCCTTCAGTTCCAGAATCTGAAACTGCAGACAATGCTTCGTTGTTTCTCGAAGAATCGATTCGAAAACAGAAAACAAAATCCACTTCATTGCCAAAAGCAATAACTGGTACCGTATGGAAGTCTCTGGCTATCAATGCAGTTTTTGCAG GGCTTAATACAATTGCTTCATATATTGGACCTTTCCTTATAAGCAACTTTGTGAATTTCTTAACACAAAAGGATGATAGTTCAAGCTACCAATATGGACTGGTTCTTGCATTTATCTTCTTCTTTTCGAAGACTGTGGAATCGTTGACTCAACGGCTGTGGTACTTCGGTGCTCATAGGATCGGAATAAGGGTTCGTGCGGCTCTCACGGTGTTGATTTACAAAAAGTCTTTATCAACTAAGTTTGTTGGTCCAAGCAATGGAAAAGTCATTAATCTCATCAATGTAGATGCTGAGAGGATTGGAGACTTTTGTTGGTACATTCATGGAGTTTGGTTGTTACCTATACAAGTCTTTCTAGCCTTGGTAATACTTTACTGGAATCTCGGGGCGGCTCCTTCTGTTGCTGCCGTTTTTGCTACTATTTTGGTGATGGTGAGCAACACTCCGTTGGCTAATAGGCAAGAAAGGCTTCATTCCAAAATCATGGAAGCTAAGGATTCGAGGATAAAAGTGACTTCGGAGACTCTAAAAAGCATGAGAGTCTTGAAACTTCATTCATGGGAGCCTACGTTCTTGAATAAGCTCCTTCAACTTAGGGAAACAGAGAGGAACTGGCTTAAGAAGTACTTATATACGTGCTCGGCTGTCGCGTTTCTGTTTTGGGCATCACCAACTCTCGTGTCAGTCATCACGTTCGGTGTCTGCATTTTGTTGGAAACTCCATTAACATCAGGGACAGTACTTTCAGCTCTAGCAACTTTTCGGATTCTACAAGAACCTATATACAACCTTCCGGAGCTAATTTCCATGATTGCTCAGACAAAAGTCTCATTCGATCGAATTCAAGAGTTCGTTGGAGAAGAAGATCAAAGGAAGTTCATTACTAGCTCTGGTCCAAAAGAATCTGGTGTTGCAGTCGAAATCGAGGCAGGGGAATATGCTTGGGACTCAAGTAGCCAAAGCTTAAAGAACCCAACCATCAAAATCACAGAGAAGATGAAGATAATGAAAGGTTACAAGATAGCCATTTGTGGCTCCGTTGGCTCAGGTAAATCGAGCCTGCTTTGTAGCATACTAGGTGAGATCCCTAGGATTTCTGGTGCAGTTATTAAGGTTTATGGGAAAAAGGCTTATGTTCCTCAAAGACCTTGGGTTCAAACAGGCACTATTAGAGAGAATATATTATTCGGGAAGGATATGGATGATGCTTTCTATGAAAGTGTTCTTGAAGCATGTGCCTTGAACCAAGATATTGAGATGTGGGATAATAAAGATATGAGTGTTGTCGGAGAACGGGGAATGAACTTAAGTGGAGGCCAAAAGCAGAGGATTCAATTGGCAAGGGCTGTTTACAGTGATTCTGATATTTATATCCTAGATGACCCTTTTAGTGCAGTTGATGCTCATACAGGAACGCATTTGTTCAAG AAATGTCTAAAGGGATTGTTGTCCGAGAAGACTGTTATTTATGCCACACACCAATTAGAATTTCTAGATGCAGCAGACCTGGTTCTG GTGATGAAAGATGGTCTCGTTGTTCAGTCAGGGAAATACGAGGAGTTGATTGCTGATTCTGATGGTGAACTTGTTAGGCAAATGAATGCTCATAGGAAATCATTAGACCAAATGAATCCTCCCCAAGATGATGATTCCTTGATTGCCAAACCGTGTCAAATTAGTCAAATTGAAGTTATAGAAGAAAAATATGGAGATCCCCTTTGCTTTGGCAAGCTCTTCGAACGGAGTCAAGAAGAAGAAACGGAAACCGGTCGTGTCAAATGGAGTGTTTACTCGACCTTTGTTACTGCAGCTTATAAGGGAGCTCTCGTTCCGGTCGTTCTCTTATGTCAAGTTCTCTTTCAGGGACTACAAATAGGAAGCAATTACTGGATCGCGTGGGCAACCGAGGAAAATCACAAGGTATCAAGAGAACAGTTAATAGGCATATTTGTTATGTTGTCTGGTGGAAGCTCTATCTTCATACTGGGAAGGGCAGTTTTGTTGGCAACTATTGCGATCGAAACAGCTCAACGTCTCTTCCTCGGAATGATAACATCAGTTTTTCGTGCACCCATTTCGTTCTTTGACTCAACACCCTCAAGTCGAATCCTCAACAGG TCTTCAACGGATCAAAGCACATTAGATACAGACATTCCTTACCGATTAGCCGGACTCGCATTTGCTCTTATTCAGTTGCTCAGCATCATTATCCTTATGTCCCATGTTGCCTGGCAGATCTTCCTTCTCTTCATCGCGATCCTTGGGATCTCTTTCTGGTATCAG ACCTACTATATAACAACGGCTAGGGAGCTAGCAAGGATGGTTGGAAGCAGAAAGGCTCCAATCTTGCATCATTTCTCGGAATCCATCACAGGGGCCGGAACAATTCGATGTTTCAACCAGGAAGACAGGTTCATAGAGAAAAACCTGAGCTTAATCGATGATTATTCTCGCGTAGCATTCCATAACTCCGGCACAATGGAATGGCTGTGTGTTAgaatcaactttcttttcaattttgttttcttCCTGGTGTTAATCATCCTGGTGAGCTTGCCAAGGTCCACTATCGACCCCA GCTTGGCAGGATTGGCAGCCACTTATGGTTTGAACTTGAATGTACTACAGGCATGGGTGATATGGAACTTATGTAACGTCGAAAACAAAATGATATCTGTTGAGAGAGTCCTTCAATTTACAAACATTGCTAGCGAAGCTCCTTTAGTGATCGAAGATCATAGACCGAAACCTGAGTGGCCAACGGAAGGAACAATTGAACTTGAAAACCTTCAGGTTCAATACAAACCCACTCTCCCAGTGGTTCTTAAAGGTATAACTTGCACTTTCCCTGGAGAAATGAAGATTGGAGTTGTTGGAAGAACAGGAAGCGGAAAGTCCACTTTGATTCAAGCTCTTTTCAGGGTGGTCGAGCCTTCAGGTGGACGGATCATTATCGATGGAGTCGATATTTCCACCATTGGCTTGCAGGACTTGAGGTCTAGACTGGGCATAATCCCACAAGATCCAACATTGTTTCAAGGAACCATAAGAACCAACCTGGATCCTTTGCAACAGCATACAGATCAAGAAATCTGGGAG GTCCTTCACAAGTGTCGTCTTGCAGACATAGTGAGGCAGGATCAAAGGCTTCTCGATGCTCCAG TGGCCGAAGACGGAGAGAATTGGAGCGTTGGACAAAGGCAACTTGTTTGCTTAGCAAGGGTTCTTCTAAAGAAAAGGAGAATCTTGGTGTTGGATGAAGCAACAGCTTCCATTGATACAGCAACAGATAATGTGATTCAAGAGACAATAAGGGAAGAGACAAGCAAATGTACTGTAATCACTGTGGCACATAGGATACCAACTGTTATTGACAATGACTTGGTTCTGGTTCTTGATAAAG GGAAAATTGTGGAGTACGATAAGCCCGGGAACTTACTCGAAGATAGTTGTTCTTCGTTCTCGAAGCTGGTGGCTGAGTTCTTAAGATCATCATCCaagagtaataataataatgttcaCCACCGTTAA
- the LOC108460194 gene encoding eukaryotic translation initiation factor 5B-like: MAGGSAFDALADDDDRMEVNEENDEDVVAKALKGKKKKSKGGKKGGNRFAAAALDEFDEEFSVKVDEMKAEEEDVPSISFSDKKKKSKSSKKSGKAIGGSAFDAIAAEDDDGEVVDDGGDVSKEESKVEVDDDDGDDLIAKAFAGKKKSKGGKKGGGSRFTATVLDELGDEEGAKEDVEDDVPVFPSSDKKKKSKSSKKVGNPFSAAALDELESDSELKEDEEDDVPSFSFSDKKKKSKSKSSKKSGNSFSAALLDDEDEGDASVPESTGAAAIDDYDDDTSMVAFSGKKKKSSKKKSSAAFAALGDEAELQSEVSDMVETELSSLGIRNVEAVDSKTNNKSEEAVETSKNKKKNKKKNKSGRTAQEEEDLDKILAELGEGPAVTKPITAVPPQEEKAQVQPEPEPEPVIAADATGEKEGEDEPAESAAAKKKKKKKEKEKEKKAAAAAAAVKEEEMKTETSDAKKKDAKSKAADKKLPKHVREMQEALARRKEAEERKKKEEEERLRKEEEERRRQEELERQAEEAKRRKKEREKEKLLKKKQEGKLLTGKQKEEARRREAMRNQILANAGGLSLPTADKEGAPTKRPIYQTKKSKSVHHANGAASTKPEENTQSKAKEQEESETKVELESVDDEKVDEVESNNTEDKSVVADAAEGNGMEEEDDDDGEWDEKSWDDVNLNIKGAFDDEEADSVPKPAVQKDIKSAPLASRNAAPPAVAKPMVEAKKLVTSQSNTSQPEVISTDKNLKKNTAVQNKVPKSDASPKQSEDLRSPICCIMGHVDTGKTKLLDCIRGTNVQEGEAGGITQQIGATYFPAANIRERTKELKADATLKVPGLLVIDTPGHESFTNLRSRGSGLCDIAILVVDIMHGLEPQTIESLNLLKMRKTEFIIALNKVDRLYDWKARRNSPIGMTLKKQTKDVLSEFNRRVTYVITQFKEQGLNTELYYKNKEMGETFSIVPTSAVTGEGIPDLLLLLVQWTQKTMVEKLTFSDEVQCTVLEVKVIEGLGTTIDVVLVNGVLHEGDQIVVCGLQGPIVTTIRALLTPHPMKEIRVKGAYMQHKEIKAAQGIKIAAQGLEHAIAGTSIYVVGPDDDLEDIKEAAKEDMQSVMSRIDKSGEGVYVQASTLGSLEALLEFLKTPEVNIPVSGIGLGPVHKKDVMKASVMLEKKNEYATILAFDVKVTPEARELADELGVRIFIADIIYHLFDQFKAYIDGLKEERKREAADEAVFPCVLKILPNCIFNKKDPIVLGVDILEGILRVGTPICIPQREFIDIGRIASIENNHKPVDSAKKGQKVAIKIVGSNTEEQQKMYGRHFELEDELVSHISRRSIDILKANYRDDLTLDEWRLVQRLKILFKIP, translated from the exons ATGGCTGGAGGGTCGGCTTTTGATGCTCTTGCTGATGATGATGATCGGATGGAAGTGAATGAGGAGAATGATGAGGATGTGGTCGCTAAAGCTTTGAAAGGCAAAAAGAAGAAGTCTAAAGGGGGAAAGAAGGGTGGAAATAGGTTTGCAGCGGCTGCACTCGATGAATTTGATGAGGAGTTCAGTGTGAAAGTCGATGAGATGAAAGCCGAGGAAGAAGATGTTCCTTCGATTTCTTTCTCGGATAAGAAAAAGAAATCCAAATCGTCAAAGAAGAGTGGGAAAGCTATTGGAGGGTCAGCTTTTGATGCAATAGCTGCTGAAGATGATGATGGGGAGGTTGTTGATGATGGTGGCGATGTTTCAAAGGAAGAGAGCAAGGTTGaggttgatgatgatgatggtgatgATTTGATTGCTAAGGCTTTTGCGGGAAAGAAGAAGTCCAAGGGTGGAAAAAAGGGCGGTGGAAGTAGGTTCACTGCCACGGTACTCGATGAGCTTGGTGATGAAGAAGGCGCCAAAGAGGATGTGGAAGATGATGTTCCTGTGTTTCCTTCATCAGATAAGAAAAAGAAGTCGAAGTCTTCTAAGAAGGTTGGTAATCCATTCAGTGCCGCCGCACTTGATGAACTTGAAAGCGATTCGGAGTTGAAAGAGGATGAGGAAGATGAtgttccttctttttctttctcagaTAAGAAAAAGAAGTCAAAATCAAAGTCTTCTAAGAAGAGTGGTAATTCTTTCAGTGCAGCATTGCTTGATGACGAAGATGAAGGAGATGCTTCAGTACCTGAATCCACTGGTGCCGCTGCTATTGATGATTACGATGACGATACTTCCATGGTTGCATTTTCAGGTAAGAAAAAGAAGTCATCCAAGAAGAAAAGTAGTGCCGCATTTGCAGCTTTGGGTGATGAGGCAGAGCTGCAAAGTGAAGTTTCAGACATGGTTGAAACCGAACTATCAAGTTTAGGAATTAGAAATGTTGAAGCTGTTGATTCTAAAACCAACAACAAGAGTGAAGAGGCTGTGGAAACTTCGAAGAACAAGAAGAAGAACAAGAAGAAGAATAAGAGTGGAAGGACTGCACAAGAGGAGGAAGATTTGGATAAAATTCTTGCTGAACTTGGTGAGGGGCCTGCCGTAACAAAACCCATAACAGCAGTCCCTCCCCAGGAGGAGAAAGCCCAGGTTCAGCCAGAGCCAGAGCCGGAGCCAGTTATCGCTGCTGATGCTACAGGTGAGAAAGAAGGTGAGGATGAACCTGCAGAGTCTGCTGCagcaaagaagaagaaaaaaaagaaggaaaaggaaaaggagaagaaggcggctGCAGCTGCAGCAGCGGTTAAGGAAGAGGAAATGAAAACAGAGACCTCTGATGccaaaaagaaagatgctaagaGTAAAGCTGCTGACAAGAAACTACCAAAGCATGTTAGGGAGATGCAGGAGGCACTTGCTAGGAGAAAAGAAGCAGAAGAgaggaagaaaaaggaagaagagGAGAggttgaggaaggaagaagaagagcgACGTCGACAGGAAGAGCTTGAGCGACAAGCAGAGGAGGCTAAGCGTAGGAAGAAGGAAAGGGAAAAGGAGAAGCTCTTAAAGAAGAAGCAGGAAGGGAAGTTGTTGACTGGGAAGCAAAAGGAAGAAGCTCGCCGCCGGGAGGCAATGAGGAACCAGATATTGGCCAATGCCGGAGGCTTGTCTTTGCCTACTGCAGACAAAGAAGGTGCACCTACAAAACGACCTATATATCAAACAAAGAAGTCTAAATCAGTTCATCATGCTAATGGTGCTGCTTCTACTAAGCCGGAGGAAAATACTCAATCAAAGGCAAAAGAGCAAGAAGAGTCGGAAACCAAGGTTGAGTTGGAGTCAGTGGATGATGAGAAGGTTGATGAAGTAGAATCAAATAACACAGAAGATAAATCTGTAGTTGCGGATGCTGCTGAAGGGAATGGAatggaagaagaagatgatgatgatggtgaATGGGATGAAAAGAGTTGGGATGATGTTAATCTTAATATCAAGGGTGCCTTTGATGATGAAGAAGCTGATTCTGTGCCCAAGCCTGCAGTGCAGAAAGATATAAAGAGCGCTCCACTGGCTTCACGGAATGCAG CCCCTCCTGCAGTTGCCAAGCCAATGGTTGAGGCCAAGAAACTGGTGACTTCCCAATCAAATACATCTCAGCCAGAAGTTATATCTACAGACAAGAACTTGAAGAAAAATACTGCTGTGCAAAATAAGGTACCAAAATCAGATGCTTCTCCTAAGCAGAGTGAAGACCTTCGGTCCCCGATTTGCTGCATTATGGGGCATGTTGATACTGGTAAAACAAAGCTGCTGGATTGCATCCGAGGCACTAATGTTCAGGAAGGTGAGGCTGGTGGTATTACACAACAGATTGGTGCAACATATTTTCCTGCTGCTAACATACGGGAGAGAACAAAGGAATTGAAGGCTGATGCCACACTGAAGGTTCCGGGCTTATTAGTTATTGATACCCCTGGTCACGAATCCTTTACAAATCTTCGGTCAAGGGGATCAGGGTTATGTGATATTGCCATCTTGGTTGTCGACATTATGCATGGTTTAGAGCCACAGACAATAGAGTCCCTCAATCTTTTGAAAATGAGGAAAACTGAGTTCATTATTGCATTGAATAAG GTAGACAGGCTTTATGACTGGAAAGCTCGTCGCAATTCACCAATTGGGATGACACTTAAGAAACAAACTAAAGATGTTCTATCCGAATTCAATAGGAGAGTTACATAT GTTATAACTCAGTTCAAGGAGCAAGGGTTGAATACTGAATTGTATTACAAAAATAAGGAAATGGGTGAAACTTTCAGCATTGTGCCTACAAGTGCAGTCAC TGGAGAAGGCATCCCAGATTTGTTATTATTACTGGTCCAGTGGACCCAGAAAACAATGGTTGAAAAACTTACATTCAGTGATGAAGTGCAG TGTACGGTCTTGGAAGTGAAGGTCATTGAAGGGCTTGGGACAACTattgatgttgtgttggttaaTGGTGTTCTTCATGAAGGAGATCAAATTGTTGTTTGTGGCTTGCAG GGCCCTATTGTCACCACTATCAGAGCATTGTTGACACCCCACCCTATGAAGGAAATCCGAGTGAAG GGAGCGTATATGCAGCACAAGGAGATCAAAGCAGCACAGGGTATCAAGATTGCTGCACAG GGCCTTGAGCATGCTATTGCTGGCACCAGCATCTATGTTGTAGGTCCCGATGATGATTTGGAAGATATCAAAGAGGCAGCAAAGGAAGATATGCAGTCAGTCATGAGTAGGATTGACAAAAGCGGGGAAGGGGTTTACGTACAAGCATCTACCCTTGGCTCTTTGGAAGCATTGCTGGAATTTCTGAAAACTCCGGAAGTAAATATTCCTGTTAGTGGTATAGGCTTAGGCCCTGTACACAAAAAAGACGTAATGAAGGCCAGTGTCATGCTTGAAAAGAAAAATGAGTATGCTACTATTTTGGCTTTTGACGTCAAGGTGACCCCGGAGGCACGAGAACTAGCAGATGAATTGGGTGTGAGGATTTTTATTGCTGATATCATTTATCACTTATTCGACCAATTCAAAGCATATATTGATGGTCTCAAAGAGGAGAGAAAGAGGGAAGCAGCTGATGAAGCAGTCTTCCCTTGTGTTTTGAAGATTTTACCTAACTGCATTTTTAACAAGAAGGATCCAATTGTCTTGGGGGTGGATATCCTTGAAGGCATTTTAAGG GTTGGGACGCCAATTTGTATTCCTCAAAGAGAATTCATTGATATTGGTCGAATAGCTTCAATTGAGAATAACCATAAACCAGTTGATTCTGCCAAGAAAGGCCAGAAGGTAGCCATTAAG ATAGTTGGATCCAATACCGAGGAGCAACAGAAAATGTATGGAAGGCATTTTGAGCTTGAAGATGAGCTTGTTAGTCATATTTCTAGAAGATCGATCGATATTCTCAAAGCTAATTATCGG GATGATCTGACCCTTGATGAATGGAGGTTGGTTCAAAGGCTGAAGATCCTCTTCAAAATTCCTTGA
- the LOC108466092 gene encoding TLC domain-containing protein At5g14285, with protein sequence MGIPSFQTLTLPTFIFFFVSSYLLAYFRIFHNWDPKHRAEASSCFISLTHGTPAVFMAIHALTTHTTKSPSPPTFSSPNTFLHNTVLEFSISYFSIDLLHYLIFFPNDTLFILHHLATLYVFFTCRFIVQHGSFALLVLLILAEITSFCQNVWTLAGYRKADLPVAGKVFDLISLPFFAFYTIVRGIIGPLFVYKMGVFYINQMAGDSIPVWAWVSWMIVIVTAILISIVWVFDHWIDWFKRRKAMNKLA encoded by the coding sequence ATGGGGATCCCCTCTTTTCAAACCCTAACTTTACCTACATTCATCTTCTTCTTCGTCTCCAGTTACCTTTTAGCTTACTTTCGTATCTTCCATAACTGGGATCCCAAACACCGTGCTGAAGCTTCAAGCTGCTTCATCTCATTAACCCATGGTACCCCAGCTGTTTTCATGGCGATCCACGCATTAACAACCCACACCACCAAATCACCATCTCCACCCACTTTCTCTTCACCAAACACTTTCCTCCATAACACCGTTCTCGAATTCAGCATCTCTTACTTTTCAATCGACCTTCTTCATTACTTAATATTTTTCCCCAATGATACCCTCTTTATCCTCCATCATTTAGCTACCCTTTACGTGTTCTTCACTTGTCGGTTCATTGTTCAACATGGGTCGTTTGCCCTTCTTGTTCTTCTTATCTTAGCTGAAATCACTAGCTTCTGTCAAAACGTATGGACTCTTGCTGGGTATCGTAAAGCTGATCTTCCTGTTGCGGGTAAGGTGTTCGACCTTATATCTCTTCCGTTTTTTGCCTTTTATACTATCGTTAGGGGTATCATTGGACCTCTCTTTGTGTATAAAATGGGGGTGTTTTACATAAATCAGATGGCTGGGGATTCAATCCCGGTATGGGCTTGGGTTTCTTGGATGATTGTGATTGTTACAGCCATTCTGATTAGTATAGTTTGGGTGTTTGATCATTGGATAGATTGGTTTAAAAGAAGAAAAGCTATGAACAAATTGGCATAG